The DNA region GCAGCGCCTGTTTGCCCAGGCAACCCGTCAGGCGCGCACCTTGCTGTTCCATGTCGATCCGGCGCAACTGGCCACGCCGCGGGCGGCGCGGCTGGCCTTCGATGGCGAGGAGCGCCTGCTGGCGGCTGATCGTAGTGCCTTGCAGGCACTGCAGCTCGACTGGTCGGCACTGGGGCGGCTGCAGTTTGCCGATCTGTTTGGCGAGACGCTGGCGCACTGGCAGTCACGTGCCGGCGAGCATCGCGCTTTGCTGGCGCATGGCGAGCGTCTGTTCAGTGGTCGTTTACTATTGCCGCATCCGGTGGCCCAGGCCACGCCAGTATTGCGTACGGCCCGGCCAGACCGGCGTGCGGAGGTGAGCAGCCCGGCGGAGGCGGCGGCGTCCGGCCTGCCGCCCGCCCTGATGCAGACAGCCCTCAAGCTGCTGCAGGCCGATATTCCGGTGCTGATCCTCGGTGAAACGGGTACCGGCAAAGATAAGTTTGCCCGTGCGCTGCACGAGCAAAGTCATCGGCGTGCCGCCCCCTTCGTGGCGGTCAATTGTGCCGCGATTCCGGAAGGGCTGATCGAGGCCGAGTTGTTTGGCTATGAGGAGGGCGCGTTTACCGGTGCCCGGCGTCAGGGCAGCAAGGGGCGATTGCGCGAGGCGCAGGGCGGTGTGCTGTTTCTGGATGAAATTGGCGACATGCCGCTGTCGATGCAGGCGCGGCTGTTGCGGGTGCTGCAGGATCGTACCGTGACGCCTTTGGGCGGCGGCGGCAGCCATGCGGTCGATTTCCGCCTGGTGTGCGCCACACACCGCGACTTGCGTGCCATGGTGCAGGCCGGCACGTTCCGCGCCGATCTGTACTATCGGCTGTGTCACTATCCGCTGTGTCTGCCTCCGCTGCGTGAGCGTGGCGATGTGGCCCGGGTGGCGCAGCAGCTGCTGGATCAGGGCGGCGCCGCGCGGCGTGGCATCGTGCTGTCTCCGCAACTGGCTACCGCGCTGCGACGCTATCGCTGGCCGGGCAATTTGCGCGAGCTGGCCAATCTGCTGCAAACCCTGCTGGCGCTGGTCGATGATGGGACGGTGCTGACGCTGGCGCATCTGCCGCTCACACTGCAGGAAGAGATGCAGCTGGCCGGTGCCGAGCCGGCCACCCCGGGCATGGTCGCCGGCATGCTGGCCCAGTTCGGTGGCAATGCCAGTGCGGCGGCGCGCGCGCTGGGTATCAGTCGCAGCACGCTATATCGCAAGCTGCGGCAGGAGGGCGGGAACGGCCGTTGAGCGTTGCGGTGCGTCCGGGCTTCAGGCGGCTTGATAACGTCCGGGGCGGTGATTCATGGTGATTACCAGGTTGAGTGCTACTGCGCCAATCAGCGAGGCCAGCAGTGCCAGCGGACTGACCACCAGCAGGGAGGCCGCGACGATCAGCACATCGACCGCCATCTGTAGCTTGCCGGCGCGTATTCCGCTTTTCTCCTGCAGGTACAGCGCCAGAATGTTCACCCCGCCCAGGCTGGCCTGGTGGCGGAACAGTACGATCAGCCCCACCCCCATCAGCAGTCCCCCGGTCAGTGCCGTGTAGAAGCCGTTGAGGGCCCCGAAGTGAACGAAGTGGCCGTGCAGTCCGGAGAACAGCGATACCAGGGCCACGGCGCAGAAGGTCTTGAGGGTGAATTCGCTGCCCTTGCCCTTGAGCGCCAGATAGTAGAACGGCAGATTGATGACGAAGAACACCAGCCCGAATGACCAGCCGGTCAGGTAGTGAATCAGGAAGGCCATCCCCGCCGTCCCGCCGATCAGCAGGCCGGCCTGCTTGAACATGGCAATGCCGAAAGAGACCAGCAGGGTACCGATCAGGATGGACAGAATGTCTTCCGTCAGGCTGTGGGCGGGGGTGGGGGCGGCGATGGCGTGCATGATCTTGGTGCGCGAAGTAGGCAATGTCTACTTATTTGCAAAATGTATGCCATTGCCGCGCCGGCCCAGCGTCACCTGGCGACAATTGGCACATCTGTGCCGTCCTAGGGTGCGCCATGATTCTTCGATTTGAGCTGTAATTTTGGCGTGTTCTGCCGAGATGTGGCGGTGAGCTTTGTGCCAGCGTTGGCGGTCTTTGTGGCACAAAGCGCGGAGAGAGCGTGAATTTGCACTGTTTTGGTGCGCATTGGCCGGTGAGGTCTTGCAGGCAGGCAGCCCCTGCTGCCCGCCGTGATGGCCTCAGAGCTCTGCCAGCAGATGAACCGGCACACCATAAAAGCCCTGCAGGCTGTCGCTGCGCTGATGGGCGATCCAGCCCAGCCGCAGGCCGAAGCGTTGCCGCCCGGCCAAGGCTTCGGCCAGCTGTGGCAGCTGGTTCAGGTTCTCGATCACGTAGCAGCCATGGTCCTCACAATAGCTGTCCACTTCGTGATGAGGCTGCTCACCGCGCCGCAAGCCCAATGCATCGATGCCAATGAACGCGGGTTGGCGGGCGATCAGGTATTCCACGGCCTCCCAGCTCAACTGGGGATGGTCAGCAAAATATTCCCGGCTGGTATAGGGAAAACGCTGCATGTGTCCGGTGTAAAGAATGATGGCATCGTTCTGGCGGATGTCGGCCTGGCGCAATGCCTCGACCCCGATGTCGCGGCCCGCCTGGCTGACATCAATCAGCACGGCGGCACAATGGCTGCGGTTCAGCGGAATCGGTTGCAACAGCCGGCTGTCCAGGTGGGTGCCGACATGGCCGGCATCGATGGGGCCGGGGCGCGTGATGCGCATTTCGGCAAACAGCGGGTGGTCGAAAGACAGCGACAGGGACAGATCAATCAGCATGGTGGGCTCCTTGTGTGATGGGATGTCCGGGTGGACCAGCATGATTGTGCTAATCTGTGCATTGGCTTGCTAACGATGTAACGCCAATCAATTTGGAAATCTGGCCAATGATGATCCCTGTCGAAACCCGGCTGAGCGATGGCCGACCGATGCTGATCCGCAATCAAGCGCATCCGGTTGGCGCTGACATGTATTTGCACTGCCACCCTGAAGGGCAGCTTTGGGCGCTGTGGCAAGGCGGCGTGACCATCGAGCTGCAGGGGTGCCAGTGGGTGCTGCCGCAAGGTCAGATTGGCTGGCTGCCGCCCGGCACGCCCCATGCCTCCTCGGTGTTTCGTCAGGCCGTTGGCTGGCATGCCTATTTGCAGCCTGCCTTGTGCGAGGTGTTTCCGCCGACTCCAACGGTGTTTCGTGCCAGCCCGCTGATTCGTGCCATGCTGGCGCAGATCGCTGACTGGCAGATTGCCGCCGCCGGCTTGAGCGAGCGCCAGCAGCGCTTTTTTGCCGTGTTGCTGGACGAGTTGCTGCAGGCCGGAACTCAGCCGCTGATGTTGCCGATGCCCAGTCATCCCGGGCTGCTGCACCTTGCCCGGGGATTGCTGGAGGATCCGGCACAGGCGCACCCGCTCGATACCCTGGCGCGTGAGGCCGGCTTGTCACCGCGCAGTCTGACCCGCCACTTCAGGCAGCAGACCGGGATGACGCTGGTGCAATGGCGCACGGCGGCGCGCATGAAAAAAGCCCTGGAAGGGTTGGCTGCTGGCGGCAGCGTGACACGTGTGGCCTTCGAGACCGGTTACGACAGTGTCAGCAGCTTCATTACCGCATTCCGGCAGCGCTTTGGGGTGACACCGGCGCGCTATGTGCAGGGGATGGGCAAGTAGGCGATCTTGATTTCCCGGGCGCGCAAAAAAGCCGACGTGAGCCGTCGGCTTTTTGGCGTACCCAGCCGGGCTGGCGTGCCGCCCGGTCGGTGGTCGCTTATTCCCACTCAATCGTCGCCGGCGGCTTGCCCGATACATCGTAGACCACGCGGTTGATGCCGCGCACTTCGTTGATGATGCGGTTGGAGGCGCGGCCGAGCAGGGAGTAGGGCAGTTCGGCCCAGTGTGCAGTCATGAAGTCGGAGGTGACCACGGCACGCAGTGCCACGACGTAGTCGTAGGTGCGGCCATCGCCCATCACGCCGACCGACTTGACCGGCAGGAAGACGGCAAAGGCCTGGCTGGTCTTGTCGTACCAGGACAGACCGTCTTCGTCGACGGTGTTGCGCAGTTCTTCAATGAAGATGGCGTCGGCACGACGCAGCAGGTCGGCGTATTCGGTCTTGACCTCACCCAGGATGCGCACGCCCAGGCCCGGACCCGGGAAGGGGTGGCGATAGACCATGTCGTGCGGCAGGCCGAGTGCCACGCCCAGTTCGCGCACTTCGTCCTTGAACAGTTCGCGCAGCGGCTCCAGCAGCTTGAGATTCAGGGTTTCCGGCAGACCACCGACGTTGTGGTGGCTCTTGATGGTGTGGGCCTTCTTGGTCTTGGCGCCGGCCGATTCGATCACGTCCGGGTAGATGGTGCCCTGTGCCAGCCAGCGGGCATTGCTGAGCTTCTTGGCTTCCCGCTGGAAGACTTCAACGAATTCGGCGCCGATGATCTTGCGCTTCTTCTCCGGATCGGTTTCGCCAGCCAGCTTGCCCATGAAGTCGGCGGCGGCATCGACGTGCACGACCTTGACGCCCAGGTTGCGGGCGAACATGTCCATGACCATCTGGCCTTCGTTCAGGCGCAGCAGGCCGTGGTCGACAAAGACGCAGGTCAGCTGGTCACCGATGGCGCGATGGATCAGCGCAGCGGCCACGGAGGAGTCGACCCCGCCGGACAGGCCGAGGATGACTTCTTCCTGGCCGACCTGGGCACGGATTCTGGCGACGGCTTCGTCGATGTAGTTGGGCATGGTCCAGGACGGGGTGGCCGCGCAGATGCCGAGCACGAAGCGGTGCAGCATGTCCTTGCCGTGCTTGGTGTGGGTGACTTCCGGATGGAACTGGACGGCGTAGAAGCCGCGGTGTTCATCGGCCATGGCGGCGATCGGGCAGGAACGGTTGCTGCCGATGACGTTGAAGCCGGCCGGCAGGGCGGTGACCTTGTCGCCATGGCTCATCCACACTTCCTGCACGCGTTCGCCGTTGGGCAGGACCTTGCCCGGCAGGTTGTCGAACAGCTTGCTGGCCACGGTGGTGACTTCGGCATAGCCGAACTCGCGCACATGACCCGACTCGACCTTGCCGCCCAGGGTCTGGGCCATCCATTGCATGCCGTAGCAGATGCCCAAAACCGGGACGCCGAGCTGGAACAGCTCGGCGTCGGCCTGGTAGTCGCTTTCGTAGACCGAGTTCGGTCCGCCGGACAGGATGATGCCCTTGGGGCCGAAGGCGCGGATCTCGTCGATCGGCATGTCGAACGGATGCAGTTCACAGTAGACATGCGCTTCGCGCACGCGGCGCGCGATCAGTTGGGAGACCTGGGAGCCGAAGTCGAGAATGAGGATTTTGTCCATGCTGTTCCTTGAAATGTGGCCCGCCGCCATATACGTGTGGGTGCGGCGGGTGTGTCTGAATGCTGTTTAGCCCTTGTCGCGCATCAGTCGCTGCTTTTCCCGGGCCCATTCGCGGTCTTTTTCGGTGGCACGCTTGTCGTGCTGCTTCTTGCCCTTGGCCAGGCCGATTTCCGCCTTGATGCGACCGCGGGTGTAGTGCAGGTCGAGGGCGACCAGGGTGTAGCCTGCGCGTTCGACCTTGCCGATCAGTTTGTTGATTTCGCTCTGGTTCAACAGCAGCTTGCGGCTGCGCACCGGATCGGGGTGAATGTGGGTCGAGGCGGATTGCAGCGGCGAAATGTGCGCGCCGATCAGCCAGAAGGCGCCACGCTGCCAGACGACATAGCTTTCTTTCAGCTGGGCGCGGCCGGCGCGGATGGCCTTGACTTCCCAGCCCTCGAGCACGAGGCCGGCCTCGTGTTTCTCTTCGATGAAGTACTCGTGAAAGGCTTTGCGGTTGTCGATGATGCTCATTTTGATGGCATGGCTGCAATGGTGAATCCGCTATTTTAGCAGACTCCGGGCTTTCGCTGAATCCCTCGAAAATTCAGCAGCTTCTGGCCTACCTCATGGCGTGATTCTTGTCGGTTGCCGGTTAAACGGGTAACGTTCTGTTTTTTTGCTGTGCGTGCGCGATGAAGGTGGTTGAAAAGAATGTGCTGGTCGGGCATACCCCGGACCAGATGTATGCGCTGGTGAATGACTTCGAGCGCTACCCGGCTTTCCTGCCGTGGTGTGGTCGCGCCGAGGTCTTGTCGCGCGAGGGCGAGCAGGTCCATGCCCGGCTGCATATCGATTATTTCAAGGTGCGGCAGCATTTCTCGACCCGCAATGTCTGCGTGGCGGGCCAGTCGATCACCATGACGCTGGACGAGGGGCCTTTCGAATCGCTGTCCGGCAGCTGGCAGTTCCGCCCGCTGGGTGACCTGGGCTGCAAGATCGAGTTTCGTCTGAGTTACCAGTTCTCCAGCAAGATTCTGGAAAAGCTGATCGGCCCGGTGTTCGATCATATTTCAGCCTCGCTGGTCGATGCGTTCATCAAGGAAGCCGACAGGGTTTATGGTCATGACTGAGCCGATTGCCATCGAGGTGGCTTACGCCGCGCCAGCGGCACAGAAGATCGTGGCTTTGCAGGTTGCCGCCGGCACCACCGCGCTGCAGGCGGCCGAGCAATCCGGTTTGCTGACGGCGTTTGCCGTGGATGTCGCGACGCTGAAGCTGGGCGTGTTCGGCAAAGCCGTGCCGCCGGGGCAGGTGCTGCGTGCCGGCGACCGGGTCGAGATTTACCGCCCCTTGCTGGCGGATCCGAAGGAGGTGCGCCGCCGCCGTGCCAAAGCCGGCAAGGCGTGAGGGGATGGCGATAAAAAAAGCCAGTGCGCATTGCACTGGCTTTTTTCATGGGCTGTACGCGGATTTCAGCCGAGGTGAACCGGACCTTCTTCTGCGCTGCAGACACGGTTCTTGCCCGCCAGCTTGGCCTGGTACATGGCCTGGTCGGCGCGCTCGATGACGTCGATATCGCGTTCGCCCAGATGCCATTGGGCAACGCCGGCGCTGAAGGTGATGACCAGGCGGTCGTTGTTGGCCAGGAAGAAGGTCTTGGTCAGCTCGCGCTGCAGGCGGCGGATGGTTTCCAGTGCCTCTTCCAGCGAGGTGTCCGGCATCAGCAGCACGAACTCTTCGCCACCGAAGCGTGCGACCACATCGGCAGGGCGGATATTGTTGCGGATGACGTCCACCAGGTAGATCAGTGCGTCGTCACCGGTCAGGTGGCCGTAGTGGTCGTTCAGTTGCTTGAAGTTGTCGACGTCGATCAGGGCGACGCACAGCGGGCTGTGGGTGCGCTCGGTACGTCCGATCTCCCGCTGGAAGTGCTCGGCCAGACCCCGGCGGTTGTAGGCGCCGGTGAGCTGGTCTTCCTTGACCTTGGCACTGGCGGTTTCCAGTGCCTGTTCCAGCTCCTTGATGCGCTGTTCCGCGGCCTCGACCTCGTTGCGTGCGGTGATCAGTTCGTCGTGGGAGTGGCTCAGTCCCTGCTGCATTTCGACCGTGTCTTCCACCAGGTCGGCAATGATGCTGTTCAGCTCACCGACATCCGTGGTCTCCTTGATGCGCTGGCTATGAACGGTGATCTTCTGCTGGAAGTCATCGGTGCTGTCGGTGATGGCCGACAGGCGGGTGATGAAGCTGTCGAGCAGGGTGCGCAGTGAGTTGGCGGCTTCGTCCAGCGACTGTTTCAGGCTGCCCTGCTTGCGGATGACCTCGCGCAGGCTGGTTTCCAGCTGGTAGAGCTGCTGCATGGACAGGGGCTGTTGCGACAGCACTTCCTGCAGGCTGGCGACCTGGCCGACCAGAAAACCATCGGACTGGTTGAGCTGGGCAATGTTGTCCAGCATCAGTTTCAGCATGTTGGCCAGGCCGTTGACCAGACGTCCTTCCTGTTGCGACTGCAGCTCGAGCTTGATCATGAAGGCTCGCAGGCGCGGCAGGTACATGTCGAGGGCGGCGGCGTCCTGCAGGTTTTCCAGTTCGGTGATCAGGACCTCGAGGTCCAGTTGCAGGTCCGGGTTGTCCAGCAGTCGTGGTTCCAGCCCATGCTTCAGGGCATAGGCCAGAGTACGCTGCCAGGTGCCCCAGCTGTCATCGGCACTGTGCGGCGCCTGGGCGATGACCACTGCCTCCTCTTCCGGCACAACGGGTTCTTCGCCCCAGCTGGCAGGGTCCCGCTGGCTCGGCGGCAGGCCCCAGTTGTTGATGAGGGCGTTGAGTTTCTGGTTGAGTTCTTCCGGCTGGTTGCCGTAGTTGATCAGTACGCGCTCGAGAGCGGTCTGCTTGAAGTGTTGCGGCAGATCGGGGA from Paludibacterium sp. B53371 includes:
- a CDS encoding GGDEF domain-containing protein translates to MRGNKSSRVWAMTTNNPIEVARETLKQLSARKLLPTPENFERVFNELCQNPLTREGRLAGQLVRAIESQATNSVQSRLLLSKLQQAADDERWEQIPQLAVDCMREALKDCELTQSWGSLINDLIRGWEMRIPDLPQHFKQTALERVLINYGNQPEELNQKLNALINNWGLPPSQRDPASWGEEPVVPEEEAVVIAQAPHSADDSWGTWQRTLAYALKHGLEPRLLDNPDLQLDLEVLITELENLQDAAALDMYLPRLRAFMIKLELQSQQEGRLVNGLANMLKLMLDNIAQLNQSDGFLVGQVASLQEVLSQQPLSMQQLYQLETSLREVIRKQGSLKQSLDEAANSLRTLLDSFITRLSAITDSTDDFQQKITVHSQRIKETTDVGELNSIIADLVEDTVEMQQGLSHSHDELITARNEVEAAEQRIKELEQALETASAKVKEDQLTGAYNRRGLAEHFQREIGRTERTHSPLCVALIDVDNFKQLNDHYGHLTGDDALIYLVDVIRNNIRPADVVARFGGEEFVLLMPDTSLEEALETIRRLQRELTKTFFLANNDRLVITFSAGVAQWHLGERDIDVIERADQAMYQAKLAGKNRVCSAEEGPVHLG
- a CDS encoding YitT family protein, which encodes MPTSRTKIMHAIAAPTPAHSLTEDILSILIGTLLVSFGIAMFKQAGLLIGGTAGMAFLIHYLTGWSFGLVFFVINLPFYYLALKGKGSEFTLKTFCAVALVSLFSGLHGHFVHFGALNGFYTALTGGLLMGVGLIVLFRHQASLGGVNILALYLQEKSGIRAGKLQMAVDVLIVAASLLVVSPLALLASLIGAVALNLVITMNHRPGRYQAA
- a CDS encoding cyclase family protein, with the protein product MLIDLSLSLSFDHPLFAEMRITRPGPIDAGHVGTHLDSRLLQPIPLNRSHCAAVLIDVSQAGRDIGVEALRQADIRQNDAIILYTGHMQRFPYTSREYFADHPQLSWEAVEYLIARQPAFIGIDALGLRRGEQPHHEVDSYCEDHGCYVIENLNQLPQLAEALAGRQRFGLRLGWIAHQRSDSLQGFYGVPVHLLAEL
- a CDS encoding type II toxin-antitoxin system RatA family toxin, whose product is MKVVEKNVLVGHTPDQMYALVNDFERYPAFLPWCGRAEVLSREGEQVHARLHIDYFKVRQHFSTRNVCVAGQSITMTLDEGPFESLSGSWQFRPLGDLGCKIEFRLSYQFSSKILEKLIGPVFDHISASLVDAFIKEADRVYGHD
- the guaA gene encoding glutamine-hydrolyzing GMP synthase — its product is MAAGHISRNSMDKILILDFGSQVSQLIARRVREAHVYCELHPFDMPIDEIRAFGPKGIILSGGPNSVYESDYQADAELFQLGVPVLGICYGMQWMAQTLGGKVESGHVREFGYAEVTTVASKLFDNLPGKVLPNGERVQEVWMSHGDKVTALPAGFNVIGSNRSCPIAAMADEHRGFYAVQFHPEVTHTKHGKDMLHRFVLGICAATPSWTMPNYIDEAVARIRAQVGQEEVILGLSGGVDSSVAAALIHRAIGDQLTCVFVDHGLLRLNEGQMVMDMFARNLGVKVVHVDAAADFMGKLAGETDPEKKRKIIGAEFVEVFQREAKKLSNARWLAQGTIYPDVIESAGAKTKKAHTIKSHHNVGGLPETLNLKLLEPLRELFKDEVRELGVALGLPHDMVYRHPFPGPGLGVRILGEVKTEYADLLRRADAIFIEELRNTVDEDGLSWYDKTSQAFAVFLPVKSVGVMGDGRTYDYVVALRAVVTSDFMTAHWAELPYSLLGRASNRIINEVRGINRVVYDVSGKPPATIEWE
- a CDS encoding RnfH family protein, translated to MTEPIAIEVAYAAPAAQKIVALQVAAGTTALQAAEQSGLLTAFAVDVATLKLGVFGKAVPPGQVLRAGDRVEIYRPLLADPKEVRRRRAKAGKA
- a CDS encoding sigma-54-dependent Fis family transcriptional regulator; this encodes MTDTHSLTLHEARKRFFDGSPLPDGSVPPSILSSWRRCLGLGLPVDARGSERLEQTVLRERLDANADWLQWARPQIDTLFESVVDDGHVVIVADRHGVILEEMGHPAFLDKAERVALTPGMDWSEQHRGTNAIGTALLAGQVTRVRGSEHYLERNRLLSCQASPLFDPFGQLLGVLDVSGLPRKLGPMHGQRVESAARLIEQRLFAQATRQARTLLFHVDPAQLATPRAARLAFDGEERLLAADRSALQALQLDWSALGRLQFADLFGETLAHWQSRAGEHRALLAHGERLFSGRLLLPHPVAQATPVLRTARPDRRAEVSSPAEAAASGLPPALMQTALKLLQADIPVLILGETGTGKDKFARALHEQSHRRAAPFVAVNCAAIPEGLIEAELFGYEEGAFTGARRQGSKGRLREAQGGVLFLDEIGDMPLSMQARLLRVLQDRTVTPLGGGGSHAVDFRLVCATHRDLRAMVQAGTFRADLYYRLCHYPLCLPPLRERGDVARVAQQLLDQGGAARRGIVLSPQLATALRRYRWPGNLRELANLLQTLLALVDDGTVLTLAHLPLTLQEEMQLAGAEPATPGMVAGMLAQFGGNASAAARALGISRSTLYRKLRQEGGNGR
- the smpB gene encoding SsrA-binding protein SmpB — translated: MSIIDNRKAFHEYFIEEKHEAGLVLEGWEVKAIRAGRAQLKESYVVWQRGAFWLIGAHISPLQSASTHIHPDPVRSRKLLLNQSEINKLIGKVERAGYTLVALDLHYTRGRIKAEIGLAKGKKQHDKRATEKDREWAREKQRLMRDKG
- a CDS encoding AraC family transcriptional regulator, which translates into the protein MMIPVETRLSDGRPMLIRNQAHPVGADMYLHCHPEGQLWALWQGGVTIELQGCQWVLPQGQIGWLPPGTPHASSVFRQAVGWHAYLQPALCEVFPPTPTVFRASPLIRAMLAQIADWQIAAAGLSERQQRFFAVLLDELLQAGTQPLMLPMPSHPGLLHLARGLLEDPAQAHPLDTLAREAGLSPRSLTRHFRQQTGMTLVQWRTAARMKKALEGLAAGGSVTRVAFETGYDSVSSFITAFRQRFGVTPARYVQGMGK